In one Gopherus evgoodei ecotype Sinaloan lineage chromosome 1, rGopEvg1_v1.p, whole genome shotgun sequence genomic region, the following are encoded:
- the LOC115644530 gene encoding protein mono-ADP-ribosyltransferase TIPARP-like — protein MAKGESSQSPEEASKYLSGDNGIRFHIHPRDEIKICDCFLLGGCTQGDSCPLHHTCYPYHWQIRWRDSKAWQSVSESAQRHLEKLYCDTGKEQIKFVDKGGAVGSIFLHSMKLVCFVGPYDKVRRLSNTSDPKENPHFPTEWAAYWKSNGNWMKYEESISQGLLAAYEQDKDSYTFECQGHFFIVDLKRRVQRNRDKGYVRLVQRRPSYRPLLSMVPHLMTLPRRPQGTVPSTSDVLGENPKDGYCGSYPAAWVPKPPDGQAFLKMEVLPTEVAYHRVCALFHQSLSEEKTLVLGIYRIRNDDLWEKYTRQKAIMSHACSLQEKQQLEKHLFYGSAADFLEPICKKNFDPSFSRLHAPIYGRGCYFSKSAIYSHRHGQASKAGLRYMFLAKVLVGKTAVGHKLFRHPLPMVPGGQLYNSWVNSKSNTQVYVISDNCQCYPYFLISYKMLSDPVAVDG, from the exons ATGGCCAAGGGAGAGAGCTCCCAGAGCCCTGAGGAGGCCTCCAAGTATCTGAGTGGTGACAATGGGATCAGATTTCACATTCATCCAAGAGATGAAATTAAGATCTGCGACTGCTTCCTGCtggggggctgcacccagggggacagctgccccctccaccacaccTGCTATCCCTACCATTGGCAGATTAGGTGGAGGGACAGCAAAGCCTGGCAGAGTGTTAGTGAGTCAGCTCAGCGGCACCTAGAGAAACTTTACTGCGACACTGGAAAAGAGCAGATTAAGTTTGTGGACAA AGGTGGTGCTGTCGGGAGCATTTTCCTGCACTCCATGAAGCTGGTTTGCTTCGTCGGACCCTATGACAAAGTGCGGCGACTTTCCAACACCTCTGATCCAAAGGAGAACCCCCACTTCCCCACAGAGTGGGCGGCCTATTGGAAGAGCAATGGCAATTGGATGAAGTATGAGGAG tCCATCTCCCAAGGTCTCCTTGCTGCCTATGAGCAAGACAAAGACAGCTACACCTTTGAATGCCAGGGCCACTTCTTCATTGTGGATCTGAAGCGCCGTGTGCAACGGAACCGGGATAAGGGATACGTCCGCCTGGTCCAGCGCCGGCCTTCCTACCGCCCCCTCCTCAGTATGGTGCCACATCTGAT GACGCTCCCGAGAAGACCCCAGGGAACAGTTCCTTCCACTTCTGACGTCCTCGGGGAGAATCCGAAGGATGGCTACTGTGGCTCCTACCCTGCTGCCTGGGTCCCGAAGCCACCAGATGGCCAGGCTTTCCTGAAGATGGAGGtgctaccaacagaagttgcgtACCACAGAGTTTGTGCTCTCTTCCATCAGTCTCTCTCAGAGGAAAAGACACTGGTGCTGGGGATTTACCGAATCCGGAATGATGATCTCTGGGAAAAATACACCAG GCAGAAAGCCATCATGTCCCATGCATGTTCACTGCAGGAGAAACAGCAGCTGGAGAAGCACCTCTTCTATGGGAGCGCTGCTGACTTCCTGGAGCCCATCTGCAAGAAGAACTTTGATCCCAGCTTCTCAAGGCTGCATGCCCCCATCTACGGCAGGGGCTGCTATTTCTCCAAGAGTGCCATCTATTCACACCGCCACGGCCAGGCGAGCAAGGCCGGGCTACGCTACATGTTCCTGGCCAAGGTGCTGGTGGGCAAGACTGCTGTTGGGCATAAACTTTTCCGACACCCTCTGCCCATGGTGCCTGGTGGGCAGCTCTACAACTCCTGGGTCAACAGCAAAAGCAATACCCAAGTCTATGTGATCTCTGACAACTGCCAGTGCTACCCCTACTTCCTGATTAGCTACAAGATGCTCTCTGACCCCGTGGCAGTGGATGGCTGA